Proteins encoded by one window of Seriola aureovittata isolate HTS-2021-v1 ecotype China chromosome 4, ASM2101889v1, whole genome shotgun sequence:
- the psmd2 gene encoding 26S proteasome non-ATPase regulatory subunit 2: MEEAKQKENKHPEKTDEKAKDKEKGQQPKDKDKDKKEEQELSEEDKQLQEDLEMMVERLSEKNTALYRPALEELRRLIRSSTTSMTSVPKPLKFLRPHYGKLKEIFEGMAPGENKRFCADVVSVLAMTMSGERECLKYRLLGSQEELASWGHEYVRHLAGEVAKEWQEVEENDKTQQETLLKLVKEIVPYNMAHNAEHEACDLLMEIERLDMLEDYIDENAYGKVCLYLTSCVSYVPEPENSALLRCALNIFRKFNRYPEALRLALMLNDVELVENIFTSCKDIVIQKQMAFMLGRHGMFLELNEDVEDYEDLTEIMSNVQLNSNFLALARELDIMEPKVPDDIYKTHLENNRFGGSGSQVDSARMNLASSFVNGFVNAAFGQDKLLTDDGNKWLYKNKDHGMLSAAASLGMILLWDVDGGLTQIDKYLYSSEDYIKSGALLACGIVNSGVRNECDPALALLSDYVLHNSNVMRIGAIFGLGLAYAGSNREDVLSLLLPVMGDSKSSMEVVGVTALACGMIAVGSCNGDVTSTIVQTIMEKNEQELKDTYARWLPLGLGLNHLGKGEAIETTLAALQVVPEPFRSFANTLVDICAYAGSGNVLKVQQLLHICSEHYEAKEKEKEEDKDKKDKKDKDKKDTAADMGSHQGVAVLGIALIAMGEEIGSEMALRTFGHLLRYGEPTLRRAVPLALALISVSNPRLNILDTLSKFSHDADPEVSHNSIFAMGMVGSGTNNARLAAMLRQLAQYHAKDPNNLFMVRLAQGLTHLGKGTLTLCPYHSDRQLMSQVAVAGLLTVLVSFLDVKNIILGKSHYILYGLVAAMQPRMLVTFDEELRPLPVSVRVGQAVDVVGQAGKPKAITGFQTHTTPVLLAHGERAELATEEYLPVTPILEGFVILRKNPNYET; the protein is encoded by the exons ATGGAGGAggcaaaacagaaagagaataAGCATCCCGAAAAGACCGATGAGAAGGCGAAGGACAAAGAAAAGGGCCAGCAGCCCAAGGATAAAGATAAGGACAAGAAAGAGGAGCAAGAACTG TCAGAGGAAGACAAGCAGTTACAAGAGGACCTGGAGATGATGGTTGAGAGACTGAGT GAGAAGAACACAGCGCTGTACCGTCCTGCATTGGAAGAGCTTCGCAGATTAATTCGCTCCTCAACCACCTCCATGACCTCAGTACCTAAACCCCTGAAGTTCCTGCGCCCACACTATGGCAAACTCAAAGAGATCTTTGAGGGCATGGCTCCCGGAGAGAATAAG CGTTTTTGTGCTGATGTGGTGTCAGTGCTGGCCATGACGATGAGCGGTGAAAGGGAGTGTCTGAAGTACCGTCTGTTGGGCTCACAGGAAGAGCTGGCCTCATGGGGACATGAATATGTAAG GCACCTGGCAGGTGAGGTGGCTAAGGAGtggcaggaagtggaggagaaTGACAAGACACAGCAGGAGACGCTGCTGAAACTAGTGAAGGAGATTGTGCCCTACAACATGGCCCACAATGCTGAGCACGAGGCGTGCGACTTGCTGATGGAGATTGAGAGGCTGGACATGCTGGAGGACTACATTGATGAAAACGCTTATGGCAAAGTCTGCCTTTACCTCACcag TTGTGTGAGTTATGTTCCTGAGCCAGAAAACTCAGCGCTGCTAAGATGCGCCCTGAACATCTTCCGTAAATTTAACCGTTATCCAGAGGCCCTGCGTCTGGCCCTGATGCTCAATGATGTGGAGCTGGTGGAAAACATCTTCACATCCTGCAAAGACAT TGTCATCCAGAAGCAGATGGCCTTCATGCTTGGTCGCCACGGCATGTTCCTGGAGCTTAATGAGGATGTAGAGGACTACGAGGACCTGACAGAGATCATGTCAAATGTGCAGCTCAACAGCAACTTCTTGGCCCTGGCCAGAGAG TTGGACATCATGGAACCCAAAGTCCCTGATGACATCTACAAAACACACCTGGAAAACAACA GGTTTGGAGGCAGTGGCTCCCAGGTGGACTCTGCTCGGATGAATTTGGCTTCCTCCTTTGTGAACGGCTTTGTCAACGCAGCTTTTGGACAGGACAAGCTGCTCACAGACGACGGCAACAAATGGCTGTACAAGAACAAGGACCACG GCATGTTGAGTGCTGCAGCTTCCCTGGGTATGATCCTGCTGTGGGACGTGGATGGGGGTCTGACCCAGATTGACAAATACCTCTACTCCTCTGAGGACTACATCAAG TCTGGTGCCCTCCTGGCCTGTGGCATCGTAAACTCGGGCGTGAGGAACGAATGTGATCCGGCCCTCGCCCTGCTCTCTGACTATGTCCTCCACAACAGCAATGTCATGAGGATAGGAGCCATCTTTGG CCTGGGCCTGGCCTACGCTGGCTCCAACAGAGAAGATGtcctttctctgcttctccccGTCATGGGAGACTCCAAATCAAGCATGGAG GTGGTTGGAGTGACGGCGCTGGCGTGCGGTATGATCGCAGTAGGGTCGTGTAACGGCGACGTGACCTCCACCATCGTGCAGACCATCATGGAGAAGAACGAACAGGAGCTGAAGGACACATATGCCCGCTGGCTTCCTCTGGGTCTGGGACTCAACCACCTCG GTAAAGGAGAGGCCATAGAGACAACCCTGGCAGCTCTGCAGGTTGTACCTGAGCCTTTCCGCAGCTTCGCCAACACACTAGTGGATATCTGTGCATATGCAG GTTCTGGGAATGTGCTGAAGGTCCAGCAGCTTCTCCATATCTGCAGTGAACACTACGAAGccaaggagaaggaaaaagaagaggacAAAGACAAGAAGGATAAGAAGGACAAAGACAAGAAGGACACAGCTGCTGACATGGGCTCCCACCAG GGTGTTGCTGTTCTTGGTATTGCCCTGATTGCCATGGGGGAGGAGATCGGCTCTGAGATGGCACTGCGAACATTTGGACATCTG CTGCGGTATGGCGAGCCCACCCTGAGGCGAGCAGTCCCCCTCGCCCTGGCTCTCATTTCCGTGTCCAACCCTCGTCTCAACATCTTGGACACCCTCAGCAAGTTTTCCCACGATGCTGACCCCGAGGTTTCCCACAACTCCATCTTTGCCATGGGCATGGTGGGCAGTG GCACAAATAACGCCCGTCTGGCCGCCATGCTGCGGCAGCTGGCACAGTATCACGCCAAAGACCCTAACAATCTCTTCATGGTCCGACTGGCTCAG GGTCTGACTCATTTGGGCAAAGGCACACTGACACTCTGTCCCTACCATAGCGACAGGCAGCTGATGAGCCAGGTTGCCGTCGCCGGACTGCTCACCGTGCTCGTTTCCTTCCTTGATGTCAAGAACA TAATCCTGGGGAAATCTCACTATATTCTGTACGGCCTGGTAGCGGCCATGCAGCCACGTATGCTGGTCACATTCGATGAGGAGCTCCGACCACTGCCTGTGTCTGTCAGAGTTGGACAG GCTGTGGATGTCGTGGGCCAGGCAGGCAAGCCCAAGGCCATCACAGGTTTCCAGACTCACACCACGCCAGTGTTGTTGGCTCATGGAGAGAGGGCTGAGCTGGCCACAGAGGAGTACCTCCCTGTCACCCCCATCCTGGAGGGCTTTGTCATCCTCCGCAAGAACCCCAACTACGAAACCTAG